In Zingiber officinale cultivar Zhangliang chromosome 3A, Zo_v1.1, whole genome shotgun sequence, the DNA window TCAAAATGCAACTGAATCCGAACCGGATCCCGGTTTTTTAGGGTTAAATGATACCCTTCACCCGTTCACCGCACTTATTTTGTATTGTTCTTCACCGCGCCGCAATAAGTAAATTCCTTTCTCTTCCCTTTCCCTCACTTTCCACACCCTCTCTCTCCTGCCTTCCTCTTCCCCACCGCCTCCCGCCTGCCGACGTCCGCGGACTGTCGACCGACGTTGAGCCATACGATCGATTGGGTAGGTTTACTCCTTGTTTccattcaattttggaaattatgaTATATGTTCAAATCCTTCTCGGATCAATATGGTTCACGACTAGTAGTGATAATTGTTGAGTATTGTAATGGAGACTGCTAGATGTGGGCATTGATGGGATGCAAAGCAATACTTGGATTTGTTGTTGAAATTAATAAAGATGTATGACGTTTGGGCGAGTTAATTCAGTAAATCCTTAGGATTTGTTAGTACTCGTTGAATGGGTCACATGTTGAAAGgtacttgttttgtttttttagaGATTTTAGGATTTAAGGTTCGCATGGTTCTAGTTGCTAAACACAAGATAACTATGTGGACCATATTGTTGGGAGCACATTGTGTTATGATTTGGATATTTAATTTCTCGTGCTTATGATAATGTTAACTTAGTCAACTTGCATGTTGTAAAATCAATAATTGTGGAGGTCAATTATGCCTTATGAAGTACATGACGGCTGTTAGGGTTCATGATCTTGAAATATTGTTCGATCTACATAATTGTTTGTAGCCATTCAGGTCCCTTGATTGAATGTGATAGTGCATCGGTAAAGTGCATGAGAGTGTCTAGGAATAACTTTCTTGATTGGAGGTAGAAATGCATGACTAAAGCTTCCTTTTTGATTGAAGGCGAGAGTGCATGAAGAATAACCATTGGTCCTGTTATGCCAATAATGAATTTGTCTTTGTCTCAGGGCTACCTTGATGACGGAAAGTTTGTTGGACTCCTAGTAGTTCTAGCTTCTGTAGCTAGTTTATCTATTATTATTTGGAGCATATGCATACATCCTGCAGTTATCTTTTCAGTTGAGATTCAGTGGTAGAAATTGTTGTGTATGAGGGTGCCTTTTCTATCCCTGAAAATGAGCCTATTTGGTTCATGAGATTTGTGACATTAATTGTCTTTTTTTTACTTTACATGTaaaggaaacttttttttttccaagGACCTTAACAATTCCTATGATCAAGGTACCTTGCATGCTTTTCAAGTTAATATTTGTATTGAAGCTGTTTCTTTGATTTCCTGGTTTAATTTGTCCTGGCAATTTCCAATGCTGAAAACTTTGGCAACGAAATTTGGATTTATGGTGTTCAACAGCCTTCTGCCAAATCTTTGAATTGCTTTTGACTTTAGCCCTCACCGCAAACTAGCACTGAATTTGCAGTTTGCTTGCAAGTAAACACCTTTTTAGCCTCAATTTACAAGGAGTCTTGGCAACGATACCACCCTTTTTCTAATAGCTTTTTAAATTGATGTTTCTTTTATTTAGCATATATGATCATCTCTAATTTATTATCAAATGGTGCTTGATCACTTGATTCAGTTCTTCTTAAATCCTGCAGGGTTATGCTGTAACATAGGTGAATTGGAGTATTTGGTCCACCTTATCAGTCTCCTAATTGATTCTGCAGCTTATAATTGCACCTTGTTCTTGAATTGAATCAgtgaagtaaaaaaaattagCCATGTCTAGCATAGTCATTGGCAACAATACTCTAGACAGAATCAGTCATTTGCCACCAAATATTATCGAACAAATACTCATGCGCTTACCATTGAGAGATGCAATCCGGACAAGCATCTTATCACATGATTGGAGATATGCATGGAGTAGTATTCCACACCTTGCTTTCAGTTGGCAAGAATTCCCCCTATCTATATGCAACTATTCACAAGTTAATTTTGACCGTAAGCTTGTAGACATTATTCATCAAGTCCTACTACTCCACCAAGGACCAATTCACAGATTTGAACTTTCCATTCAGTTAAGAAACTCCAAAGATATAGATGGGTGGCTTCTCTTTCTTTCAAGAAATGATATTAGAGAAATAATTCTACATAGATGGGAAGGAGAGGTGTATAAGTTGCCTTCTTGTCTTCTCTCATGTAAAGGGCTCAGGTCTCTATCTCTGCATAGATGCATGTTCAGACCTGTTCATTTCCAAGGCTTTCCACGTCTTGCATCTCTGTTTCTTAGAAGTGTTGCCATTTCTCAGGATGGGCTTGAGGCTTTAATCACCGCTTGCCCTCTACTAAATAAACTATGCCTGATAGACATGTTTGATTTTGGTGGTCTTAAGGTTTGTTCCCCAAGTCTGGTTAACTTGACATTTGTTGGAGAACACATAGATCTTGCTTTTGAAAATGTTCCATTGTTAGCTACATTGTCTGTCTCCTTAACTGTGAAGAGTGACAAGTATTATGCTGCCCCTGGAGTAATTTGCAAATTATTTAGAATCCTATACCATCTTCCCAGTATTAAGAAGATTGTACTGGGTGGTCAAGCATTCAAGGTATTTGGGTTCTCTTTGTTTTCTTAGTATTCCACCTTTTGTGTTCATCTTCTAACAGTTTTATAACTACATTATCTCAAAGTCTAGGTCTGGACATATGGTGAGTTACCCATCCAGCTTCCTTGCACATATCAGCTGAAGCATTTTCATGCAACTGTAAATTTTAAGGACATGCAAGAAATGTTTGCCATAGTCTCCCTGTGCAGAAGCTGCCCGTTGTTAGTGACTCTTGAGTTAGAGGTAATTTGTTCttcttataatatttttttttatgcatcATGTATTCATAACTGAAATTATATGGTTCATTGTTGTGAACGACAATATACTCATTTTAGTAATCTTCTCTCTTTTACTTCAATGTGTGTTGCAATCCTCTTTTTTTCTTGTTATTCTCATTTCTAAACGAATTGTAGGCACGTTTTGTCATGCAAGCAAATCATGAAACACCTGTTGAGAAATTTTGGAATTCACAGCAAAGTTTCGATTGCCTATTTAGCCAGCTCAAAAATTTGGAAATTACTGGCGTGAGCAGCATACTTGAACTCCCATTTTTGAAGTTTGTTCTTGCCAATGCACCAGTTCTTGAGACTGCATACATTGGATTCGACTACAGACTGAAGACAGAGCTCGATATCACAAGGGAGATGATCAAATTCAGGAGATTATCACCTGCAGctgaaataaaaattttaaagagaaaatttcGGAATGCGTCATCTATGTGGGCTTGAGATCCCTTGGAATGCTTATATTTCAAATGAAGACTTTTGAAGCCTAGTAATTCTCATCTTTGAATTTTGCCATAGCATGACGTCTCCTGTAAGTACCGGCCAGCGTGGGTATTGTCGTAAACAACAGCAAGCATACTCATGTTTTTTTAGTAGAAAGACAGGGACAACTTCTTTTGGAGTTTTTTTTAAACTTGGTTTCTTGTGCAAGGTAAATATGGTTCCTAACAGTGTTTTCTTTTACCGGGCTTCTCTTTTATGAGCGTAGATTTCTTGGATCATTTTTTGTGATCCAAGAGATGTGCCATTTGTATTTGTGGTCGGATCATGGTCGTGATCCGATCGCAAATGGTTGCGATCTCTTTTTCGGTTCACCATCCCCATCAGGTTATAATTTTTATTCGGAGCGGACGGTTGGAGGCCATCCGAAGTctccggtggtggataagtggtcAGGTTATTGGGCGCTGAATGAGAATGTTTCCGGACGGCCTTCGGTTGTCTGTTCCGAATAAAAATTATAACCTGATAAGGACGGTGAACCCAGGAAGGGATCACAATCATTTGTTGACGGATCGTGATCGTGATCCGACCGTAAATATGAATGACACATTTTCTAGACCACAAAAAGTGATCCTTACCACTCTTTTATATTTGAATCAAAATTCTTTTCTTTAAATCTGGAAAATAATTGACTTGGTATAACATTTTGTGTTATCCCTGCATTATACTGAAACTTGTTTATGTTGCAAAGCTACTACTGTCAATTTGCAGACTCATAAGAGTACTTTCTTGTCTTTGGAGAGTggcttttttttttgaaaaattaattttttatttagggATAATTCTTTTAATTCAGAGCTCAATTGAGGGGAATTTGAACCGGATTTGAACCAtctatattttgtatttttactACCATTAAAGTGACGTTGCATCAAAATTGAATTGCCAAactattcaaaaatttaaaataaaattggagAAGAAAATGATCCCActataatcaaattaaaatttatattaatttaaagataattaaaatatatgtttTAAATGTATTTGACTAACAACAAATAtagaattaaatattttaatacaaaattaaaataattttataattatttttatttattattaaaataaaaatattaattattatatgataaaaattaaatctctaatttattataaatgcatcaattttgaataattttctatttatttttcaatcatcaagatttttttaatttctttccttttataaaaaaGGACAATTTTCAATTGATTTCCTTTTAAATCATTTCTTTCCTTAGTTAAATAGTTTTCCAACTATTTCAGTTTATTTAGGAACTGGATATTTTTTAgagttaaataatatttaaactaCCTTTTGTATTGTTCTTCGCCGCACCGCATTAGACAAACCCTTCTCGCTTGACGCTTCCCTTTCCCTCGCATTTTCCCCGTTGCACGCCAACGCCCTTTCCTGCCTTCCATTCCCCCACCGCCGTCCGCTGACTGACGTCGAGCCAGACGATCGATTGGGTACGTTTTCCTCCTTGCTGCccttcaattttggaaattatgaTATATGTCCAAATCCTTCTTGGATCGATGTGGTTCACGAATAGCAGTGATAACTGTAGAAAATGGTAATGAAGACTGCAAGATGAGGAATTGATGTGGCACTGGGATGCTAATCAATACTTGGATTTGTTGTGGAAGTTAATAATAAAGGATGAGGGTTGGGTGAGTTGATTCAATAAATCCTTAGGATTTGTCAGTGCTCATCGTATGGGGCCTACGTTGAGAGGTACTCGTTTTGGTTTCATAAGTCTAAGTCTCATAAGGTAGGGCTTTCATGTATGGCAGAACGTTAATAATTGAGATGTAATCAACAATGTTGGGCTAGTGGGTGGGATGGTCCTACATTGTAAATAGCTTATTGGTTCTTTATAGTTTTATGATGCAGCAACTCGTTGCTCTTATAATATTGATTTTGACTTGTTCACTAATTCTAAACCAATGCAGTATCTTTATTATGTTTCATTCTGTTCCTGTGCATGATTCTAGTTGCTAAGCATGAGATAACTCTATAGACCATATTGTCAGGAGGCTTGTGCATATGATAATGTTAGCTTAGTCAACTTACAACATGAGGTACATGACAGATGTTAGGGTTCAAGATCTTGAAATATTGTTTGGCCTACATAGTCGTTTCTAGTCTTTCAGCTCCCATGGTTGGATGTGTCAGTGCATGGGTAAACCTCTTTGATCAGAGGTGGGAGTGTGTAGGGACAACTTTCTTGATTGGAGATGGAAGTGCATTAGGGCAACTccgttttattttttattttgataatcCAAGTATCTAGGTTTTACTCGACTAATCTTGGAGGTAGATGACCTTCTCCCTTGGTCTACCAGATAAATTTGGAGCACAACTTATGCACACTCAGAAGCCAACCTCTAGAATATTCATTCTTATTGGCATTGAAACTTTAATCCTCTTATTTGTTCCTATGAGTGTTTTACCACTTCACAACTCCCTTTTAATTAGAGACAAGACTGCATGAAGAACTCCCATTTGTCTTGTTATGATGATACTGAATTTGTCTTGGTATTTGGGCCACTTTGATGATGGAAAGTTTGTTGGACTCATAGTAGTCCTAGCTTTTGTAGCTAGTTTACCTATTATTATTTGGAGCATATGCATGCATCCTATTGTTATCTCTTCAGTTGAGATCCTAGGTAGAAATTGTTATGTCTATGAGGGGTGCCTTTTCTATCCCTAAAATGAGCCTATTTGGCTCACGAGACTTGTGACATCAATGTATTTTTTACTTTCCATGTAAATGAAACTTTTTTTTCCCAGGGACCTTAACAATTCCTATGATCAAGATGCCTTACATGCTTTTCAAGTTAATATTTGTATTGCAATGGCGTTTCTTCAATTTCTTGGTTTAATTTTTCTTGGCAATCTTCTAAGGCCAAAAACTCTATTAACATAATGGTAGTGTATATGATCTGCTTCAACATATGGGAACCCTTTATGGTGTCCAACAGCCTTCTACCAAATCTTTCAATTGTTTTTGACTTTGGCACTTGCCTCTGTGCAACCTAGCATTGACTTGTAGTTTTCTTGGATGTAAACCCCTTAGAAGTCTCAATTTAGGAGTCGTCTTGGCAATGATACCACCCTTTTTCTCATAGTTTTTTTAATTGAAGTTTCTTTTATCTAGTGTAGAATTTAACCATCTCTAATTTGTTATCAAATGGTGCTTAATCACGTTATTCAATTCTTTCCAAATTCTACAGGGCTACAGCTAACACAGGAGAATTGGAGTACTTAGTCTACCTTATCACAGTCTCCTAATTGAGCTGAGATTATATCTATAGCTTGTTATTGAATTGGAttggtaaagtaaaaaaaatcagcCATGTCAAACATGGTCAATGGTGACAGTACTGTCGACAGAATCAGCCATTTGCCACGAAATATTATTGAAGAAATACTCCTGCACTTACCATTGAAAGATGCAATCCGGACAAGCATCTTATCGCGTGATTGGAGATACGCATGGAGTAGTATTCCACACCTTGCTTTCAGTCGGCAAGAATTCCCTCTATCTAAATGCAGCAATTCACAAGTTATTTTTGACCGTAAGCTTGTAGACATTATTCATCAAGTTCTCCTATTCCACCAAGGACCAATTCACATGTTTAAACTTTCCATTGACTTGAAAAGCTCCAAATGTATAGATGGGTGGCTTCTTTTTCTTTCAAGAAATGATATTAAAGAAATAGTTCTACATAGATGGGAAGGAGAGGTGTATAAGTTGCCTTCATGTCTTTCCGCATGTAAAAGGCTTGAGCATCTATGTCTGTTTAGGTGCATGTTCAGACCTGTTCATTTCCAAGGCTTTCCACATCTTAGATCTCTGAGTCTTAACAATGTTGCCATTTCACAGAATGAGCTTGAGACTTTAATCACTAATTGCCCTCTTCTAAATATTCTATACCTGATAGACATATTTGGTCTTAGTGGTCTTAAGGTTTGTTCCCCAAGTCTGGTTGTCTTCTCATTTTTTGGACAACACAtagatttttcttttgaaaatgttCCATTATTATCTACATTGTATGTCTCCTTCGTTGGGAAGAATGACAAGTATTATGCATCCCCTGGAGTAATTTGTAAATTATTTAGAAACCTTTACCATCTTTCCAGTATTAAGAAGATCGTACTGTATAATCAGGCATTCAAGGTATTTaggttttctttattttctttgaaTTCCCCCTATTGTGTGCATCTGCTAGCAGCTTTTAATAACTACGTTTTCTCAAATTCTAGGTCTGGGCATACGGTCAGTTACCCATTCAGCTTCCTTTCACATATCAGCTAAAGCGTTTTCATGCATGTGTAAACTTGAAGGACATAAAAGAAATACAAGCCATAGTTTTCCTGTGCAGAAGCTGCCCTTTATTAGTCACTCTTGAGTTAAaggtaatttgttttttttttaatgcatcGTGTAATTCGCAACTGAAATTATATGGTTCATTGTTGTGAACAATTATATGGTCATTTTATTAATCTACTCTCTTTTTGTCTTGTCATTAATTTCTGAATGATAAGTAGGCATATATCGGCAGCAATTTAGATGATGGAACACCCGCTGAGAAATTTTTGGATGCACAGCAAAGTTTTGGTAGCCAATTTAGCCACCTCAGAAGTGTGGAAATTACTTACGTTAGCTGCATATCTGAACTGCCATTTATAAAATTTGTTCTTGCCAATGCACCCGCTCTCGAAACTGCTTACATTGGATTCAACTGCGGAACGCCtattgagctcaatatcttaaAGGAGATGTTCAAATTCAGGAGATTATCTGCTGCAGttgaaataaaaattttgaatagGAGTTTTTTCTGATCTTGGTTTCTTGGGCCAAGGCAAATATGGTTCATGATAGTGTTTTTTCTTTATTCTGTTTGGATCAAAGCACTTCTTTGAATCTGGAAAAGAATTGCCTTGATATAACATTTTGCATTATCTTTGCATGATACTGAAACTTGTTTAGTTTGCAACTACGGTCAATTTGCATACTCATGAGAGTAAAGTTGTTTTCTGTCTTCCATTTCTGTGATAAAAATGTTGCAGTTTTATCACTACTAGATGTCTGTAATGTAATGTGATATATTCTTCAGGTCTCAGCCTGGGCTTATTCTGAGTTTTGTTATTGTTTGAACTCGTATGAATTAAACTTCTGGCTTGAATTGCATTGTCTCTTATACGGGTTATGACGGATGGATCAAGAAGGTGATGGAGCGATCAAAATCAAAATGACATGGCAGCCCTACTCCCAAAGAAATAATATCTCCTCCTTTGGCTTGGATCCCTAGTGTTAAATTCTTAGGTTGACCAGATCGGGGTTTAAGTCGATTGGGGAAATATGGTCATCCCTTAGGCCGAGTGAATCAGGAAATTTATTATCATAAGGGTGGTCAGACCTTGGGGCGACTAAGAATAAGGTCGGCTAGCTTTACGCATTGGCCGGAATGATTGACTCGCTCTATAACAGACCAACTATAAAGGGTAGCAGTATGCTCTGATCGTATAAATATCTGACCATACAAATATCCGGCCGGGAAATGACACAGTATGACTACATCCCTCTTAGTAACCCTTTATAGGCTCGGGCGGATAGAAGGACAATCTGGTCTAAAGtacttatccttatattttcaCTAGGACGGGATCCCAGTAAAGTACAGGTTATTTATTATTTCTCAAGTAGATTTCCAACATGACTAAAACACTATATCATTTTTTGAACAAATGTTTCAGAATTATGCAAAATATAATAGAGTGGCTTAATGATTGAGAGCTCAACTGAATAGTCTAACAAAGTGACTAGCTTAAagatcgaccgggatatactcaGCAGACAGTATTCTAATAAGGTGACCGGCTCAATGACCGACCAAAATGTACTCAGCGAACAACAACATAATGTGAAGGTCGGATTAAAGAACGACCAAGATACATGCAGTATAACACATGATGAAGTCACTTATACAGAATGCAACTGAACGTCTCAACAGGGCGGCTGGCTTAAGGACTGACTGGATTATATTCAGTAGATATTCTAATTAAGTGGTCGGCTTAAGGATTGACCGAgatatatttaacaaatattctaaTCAAGCGCTTGACTTTTGGACTGATCGAGATTTACTTATTAAATAACATCAACCCAATAGGGTAGCTGGCTTAAAGACCGGCTGAGACCTAGTCAGTCAACAACATCATCCTAATGGGGTGGCCAGCTTAAGGATTGGTCGGATTATATTCAATCAATAATAGCATCTCAACAAAGCGGTCTGCTTAAAGACCGGTCGAGGTATGTTCAGAAGACAACATCCTAACAACCtggtataataataattatttgtcagagaatattcttctgcaACATTCTTTAGGGACCATCGTGTCCTCCATCAGCAGATCAACTATAATAGCATATTCCTTAGGTCACTCCAGTGATAACAGAAACTATAACCGACAAAAGAGGTATACACCTGGGTCAGCAGAAGATTCCTTGGATCACTGCGTTCGTACCCTCTTCTTTACCTAACAATCTCTAACATACTTCGCCACCTCATGATTGCGGATGTTATGTGAGGTAGGATATAAAAGGGGAGTCT includes these proteins:
- the LOC122054056 gene encoding uncharacterized protein LOC122054056 isoform X2, producing MQSGQASYRVIGDTHGVVFHTLLSVGKNSLYLNAAIHKLFLTVWAYGQLPIQLPFTYQLKRFHACVNLKDIKEIQAIVFLCRSCPLLVTLELKAYIGSNLDDGTPAEKFLDAQQSFGSQFSHLRSVEITYVSCISELPFIKFVLANAPALETAYIGFNCGTPIELNILKEMFKFRRLSAAVEIKILNRSFF
- the LOC122052511 gene encoding F-box/FBD/LRR-repeat protein At1g13570-like, producing the protein MSSIVIGNNTLDRISHLPPNIIEQILMRLPLRDAIRTSILSHDWRYAWSSIPHLAFSWQEFPLSICNYSQVNFDRKLVDIIHQVLLLHQGPIHRFELSIQLRNSKDIDGWLLFLSRNDIREIILHRWEGEVYKLPSCLLSCKGLRSLSLHRCMFRPVHFQGFPRLASLFLRSVAISQDGLEALITACPLLNKLCLIDMFDFGGLKVCSPSLVNLTFVGEHIDLAFENVPLLATLSVSLTVKSDKYYAAPGVICKLFRILYHLPSIKKIVLGGQAFKVWTYGELPIQLPCTYQLKHFHATVNFKDMQEMFAIVSLCRSCPLLVTLELEARFVMQANHETPVEKFWNSQQSFDCLFSQLKNLEITGVSSILELPFLKFVLANAPVLETAYIGFDYRLKTELDITREMIKFRRLSPAAEIKILKRKFRNASSMWA
- the LOC122054056 gene encoding F-box/FBD/LRR-repeat protein At1g13570-like isoform X1, which encodes MSNMVNGDSTVDRISHLPRNIIEEILLHLPLKDAIRTSILSRDWRYAWSSIPHLAFSRQEFPLSKCSNSQVIFDRKLVDIIHQVLLFHQGPIHMFKLSIDLKSSKCIDGWLLFLSRNDIKEIVLHRWEGEVYKLPSCLSACKRLEHLCLFRCMFRPVHFQGFPHLRSLSLNNVAISQNELETLITNCPLLNILYLIDIFGLSGLKVCSPSLVVFSFFGQHIDFSFENVPLLSTLYVSFVGKNDKYYASPGVICKLFRNLYHLSSIKKIVLYNQAFKVWAYGQLPIQLPFTYQLKRFHACVNLKDIKEIQAIVFLCRSCPLLVTLELKAYIGSNLDDGTPAEKFLDAQQSFGSQFSHLRSVEITYVSCISELPFIKFVLANAPALETAYIGFNCGTPIELNILKEMFKFRRLSAAVEIKILNRSFF